GGGCTGTATTATTAACTAGCGCAGCAGAGCAATTCGGCACGAACCTGCGCGCCACTGCAGCGACTTCGATTCCAAATATGGTGCGCGGGAGTGCAATTCTCTCCACGCTTTGCTTCAAAGATTTAAAATCCTATTTTTCGCCCTTTGATAGCGCTCTGATCGTTGGTTTTGCTTCGATTCTAATTGCCTTTATCGCTCTACAGTTTCTTGAAGAAACTTACGGTAAGGACTTGGATTTTATTGAAGAATAAATAGATTTTATACTCAACAAGTTTGGGCTATTGTAACTAGCAGTTTAGCGGTGCCACCGTATTAATTAACAAATTCGGAGTTGCAGTTTATGACAAGGAAAATTGTTATAGTTATTTTGTCTTTTATTGCCGTATTTTCACTCAGCAAACAAAGCTTTGCAGAATGGAAAGGCTGTGGATGCAAGGGGCCATCAGAAGTCGATTGCTGGACAGGGAAAGTCGATTTACAGTGTTTCGATCGTTGCTTTTACGGCGACATTCGACGCCCTCCAGGATTCAGGGAAAACGCCAATCAACGTTGCAAAAAACAATGTCAAAGTTGGGTCGACAAAAATGCCTGCTGCAACGGACGCACAGTTAATGGTCAGTTTAAAGAAGGCTGCTGCGATCAAATGATTGATTTATGTGCTGCAGCTTGTCCATACAAAGACAAATCTGCAACAACCGAAGCCCAAGCTCCAGGCACACCTTCAAAGTGCGAAGTCGTTGAAGTCGAACAAAGCATTGTCGATCGCTTGGCAAATGCGGCAGATATCAACGCTGAACTCGATGCTGTCTTAAGTGAATATTTAGGGTCAGGTTCAACGACGACAAATGGAACTCCTGCTAATTATTAAGTCGTTGATTAATACAGCAACCAGTAGCTGTGGATTTAAATCAGCTATTGGTTGTTCCGCGTTGTGAATCAACTGCTGCACTTGCAGCCTTGACCCCCTCTGTCCATCCGGCAAGCAAGTCAACGCCGATCAAAATTAGCATTACTCCAAAGGCTTTTTTCAGCACTGCAACTGATAGCTGATTACTAATAGTTGCACCAATCCATGCACCTACCACAGACCCAATCATGATATACACTGCAAGCTTAAGGTCGACATTATTATACTGAAATTGACGGATTACGCCTGACACGGCAGTGGGAATAATTACAGCCAGTGACGTGCCCATCGCTAAGTGTGGGTTGATTCCGAAAATCGCGATTAATGCTGGAATTAAAATCACCCCACCACCGAGGCCAAAAATTCCAGCAAAAGCACCAGTAACAAGTCCAAGTATTACGTAAGCAAACATAGTGTTCCTCTTGTAAGATGCCCAGGATACTAAGATTGGGCAGGAATAAATTTTTCCGCAAGCTTAAATTTAATGTGCGGTCCTTCCTCAGGTGTATCAACAAATCTAAACTCTGACGTGCTGATACCCGCAAAGTCTCTCTCGCTCCTAAAGAACTCAACTAAGGTCTGACCAGCAGCATTCGCTTGGGCTATAACGTTAGCAAACTCATAAGCGATAGCCGCGAAACCGATTTGACTAAGATTGCCGTATTGCTTTTGATAGCGCTCGATAAATTCTGGTTTAATTTCAATGCTTACAAAATGTGCCGCATCCATCGTTCCCTGCGCAACAAGTATTTCGCTCTGACTGTCAAAGTAGTTTGTGCCAAAAGTATCAAACGTTGCTTGCAGTTGTCGGCGCTGAATATAAAATTGACTAATCTGCCCATGCGCTAAAAACACACCAACGATATCAGCTTGTCGTTGTTGGATTTTTAGAATTAAGCTGCGAAAATCATTCTCTGCGGCAGAAACCCGCTCTACTGACACAACCATCTGAGTTCGTGCTGCAGCAACTCGACTTAAGGATTCAGAGAGTATTTCTAGATAAGGGTTATCGCTGAGGATCACTTGGATCTGACGAATCTTACGATCTTCAAGGGCTGCTATCTGAGTCTCCATGAAATCGCGTGAGGAATTCATAAAGCGCATAAAGTATTTTTTACCACGCGATGACTCCTCATCTACGCACTCCCCGACGGTATATATTTTTCGAGCTTCCGCAAGTGGTGCAATGGCCTTACAGAAGGCAACTCCCCAGGTAAAAATTAAGTCAACTTGGTCTCGCTCAACTAATTTATTAAAAGTCGTAATCGCCGCTGCCGGGCTTAGTTCGGCGTTTTCATAGATAAAATTAATTTGCGAGAATTTTTCTGGATTGTCCTTGCGTGCAAGCTCGACGGCATTGCGAATCGCAATGCCGTAATCGGCACCGGGGCCGCTCAGCGTGAGAATCATACCGACTTTGAATGGTCGGAGATTATTCGACGCTGATTGAGTCGGCTCTGCCCAAGTAGCTTGGCTGATCAAAATAGCGATTAATACTGTGAGTGCGAACTTAAAACTTCTAAGTCTCATATTAGTTCCTCTAAAATGCTAAAAGTTGTCATTTGGAGATCCATTCGACTACTTTCCTCGCCATCAATAGCTCGTCAATTGGCTCAGGATGACAGGTTTTCCTGTCATCACTGACCTGCTAGCGGTCTCAACAATAACCTTGTCATCTTGAGTGAGTTGCAAATGAATGAAATGAATTTGCAACGAATCGAAAGATCCCCAAATAAATACAACTGCTTCTTGGCTTGTCAGCCAGAGTAGGTTTTTGCCGCATAGGCTGGAGAGCTTTCGACTTCGGGTTTAACTCGCATCTGCTCGTTAAACCTTCCGCTCAAGATGACAAGTTTTGTTCTCCGCTACGCTTTTCAAGCAGGCCGAGGATCGCAGATTCCCTAAAAACTGTCATATTTGTCGACAGTTATGCTGAGTTATGCGATTAATATTCTATAACTACTGGGTAATAATGTTGTCGGAAAATTCGACACTTTTTGCTGAGAATGAACAAAAAACAGATTATCAAAAGCTTAAGCGAATTTGGCCTGCGCGAAGAGGAGGCTAAATTATATTTAGCAACTCTTACTCTGAATCGCGCCACAGTGTTACAACTTGCTCGTGAATCAGAGATTAAGCGCACAACAGTCTATTCATTATTAGAAGGTCTAATCCAAAAGGGATTAATCAGCCAAGAAGTTGGTGGTGCGCGTAAACGTTATACTGCTGAAGACCCCGACAAGTTAATTGAACTTTTAAAACATCGCCAGGAAAGTTTGCAAGAAATCCTGCCTGAGCTCTCAGCGCTGCAAAGTCTACATGGCGGTGAAAGTCTAATAAAATATTATCAAGGATTGGAATCGATCAAAGGTGTCTATGAAGGATTAATCAAAGATGTCCGTCCGGGGAATGATTATTTTGTAATCTCCGACCAAGCTCAATGGCTCAAGCATGACCCAAAGTTCTTTGAGGATTTTTCTAGACGACGCGGCCGACTAGATGTCAATATTCGGTTACTGTTAGTTAACAATGCTACTTCCTGCGCATACCAAAAACGGGAGCGAGAACTTAATGTAAAAATTAAGCTTCTGCCGAAAGGAACCACGTTAAGAACAAATCTTGTAGTGACGCCACAAAAAGTTGTGATTCATCAACTGATTCCCCCACTTTTTGCTTTAGTCATAGAAAACAAAAGTATTATTCAGATGCAAAGTGAATATTTTAAAATCCTTTGGGAGCGAATCTAGCTAAGCAGACGAAGCATAATCTTCAGTCCAATTTCCACTGAATCACAGATTAACTCTTCCGATAACCCTGTTTCTCCCCTTAATTGAGCGCGCTGCAGGTAGACATAATAGGCTTGTTTTCTGGCTTGTAAAATGACCGGTGGTGGAAGATCATGTTGCAAAGCAATTCCTACCAGTAATAGTCGATCAATCCTTCCATTACCCTCAGAGCATGGATGTATTTTCTCAAAATCGGATTAGGAACCGAAACGCAGCTTGATGACTCTTAGCTTCTAGCTGTTCGACTAATGTTTTTTTTGGGTAGAATCAGGTTATCAAAGATCACTGCTGCGGTGTCATTCTCGAATAACGTACTGCCCTCGATGCCGTTTGTATTATATGTCAGCATCAACTATCGCGTCAGCATCCAAAGTGATGCCGATACAACGCTTCGATTTTCTCTTTGGCTTTTTTACGTGGGACGCTACGTTCATTAATCCAACTATTAAGTGTTACAAAAGACACCTTCAATGCCTGGGCCAATTTTTCCTGAGTAAAGCCAGTTTCTTTGCTTAATTTTCGGAGTTTTAAGGC
The sequence above is drawn from the bacterium genome and encodes:
- a CDS encoding sulfite exporter TauE/SafE family protein, with the translated sequence MFAYVILGLVTGAFAGIFGLGGGVILIPALIAIFGINPHLAMGTSLAVIIPTAVSGVIRQFQYNNVDLKLAVYIMIGSVVGAWIGATISNQLSVAVLKKAFGVMLILIGVDLLAGWTEGVKAASAAVDSQRGTTNS
- a CDS encoding ABC transporter substrate-binding protein gives rise to the protein MRLRSFKFALTVLIAILISQATWAEPTQSASNNLRPFKVGMILTLSGPGADYGIAIRNAVELARKDNPEKFSQINFIYENAELSPAAAITTFNKLVERDQVDLIFTWGVAFCKAIAPLAEARKIYTVGECVDEESSRGKKYFMRFMNSSRDFMETQIAALEDRKIRQIQVILSDNPYLEILSESLSRVAAARTQMVVSVERVSAAENDFRSLILKIQQRQADIVGVFLAHGQISQFYIQRRQLQATFDTFGTNYFDSQSEILVAQGTMDAAHFVSIEIKPEFIERYQKQYGNLSQIGFAAIAYEFANVIAQANAAGQTLVEFFRSERDFAGISTSEFRFVDTPEEGPHIKFKLAEKFIPAQS
- a CDS encoding helix-turn-helix transcriptional regulator, with product MDEALKLRKLSKETGFTQEKLAQALKVSFVTLNSWINERSVPRKKAKEKIEALYRHHFGC